The proteins below are encoded in one region of Sminthopsis crassicaudata isolate SCR6 chromosome 1, ASM4859323v1, whole genome shotgun sequence:
- the SELENOM gene encoding selenoprotein M, translating to MRRLLPLLLLPGLFAAFQPDWNQIRGLARGRVETCGGUQLNRLKEVKLFVTQDVPYYHNLVLKYFPGADPELVLLGYQYEELERIPLRDMTREEINQLLKDLGFYRKSSPDAPVPPEFQYAPARALGEKAPTPAPHGDSIPARLEL from the exons ATGCGTCGCCTCCTGCCGCTCCTTCTCCTCCCCGGACTCTTCGCCGCCTTCCAGCCCGACTGGAACCAGATCCGGGGCCTGGCCCGGGGCCGAGTGGAG ACCTGTGGAGGATGACAGCTGAACCGGCTGAAGGAG GTGAAACTTTTCGTCACCCAGGATGTTCCATACTA TCACAACCTGGTGCTGAAATACTTCCCTGGAGCCGACCCTGAGCTGGTCCTGCTGGGATACCAGTATGAGGAGCTAGAG AGAATCCCCCTCCGTGACATGACCCGGGAGGAGATCAATCAGCTGCTGAAGGACCTGGGCTTCTACCGGAAATCCAGCCCGGACGCCCCCGTCCCTCCTGAGTTCCAGTATGCCCCAGCCAGGGCCTTGGGAGAGAAGGCACCCACCCCAGCGCCCCACGGGGATTCAATCCCCGCGCGCCTGGAACTCTAG